The Streptomyces kanamyceticus DNA segment GCGGCCCGCGCGGTCCTCGAAGGGGTCGAACGCAGGCTCGATCTGCTGGTGGACGACAGCGACGGCGTCGTCCTCGGGGATCTACGGATCCCGCCGGTCGGGGCGGGGGCCGCGGAGTCGGGGGCGGCGAGGTCAGGAGCGGCGGGTTCACGGGCGGCGGGGCCGGAGGCGGCCGACGGAGCCGCGAACGGCACCACCGCCGTCGAGGGCCACGCCTGGCTGCGGACCTGCCAGTCCTTCGTACGCACCCTCGCCGCGCGCCCCGCGCGGGTGGCGGCGCCACCGGGACCCTCGCCCGCGCGGCTGCGGGTCGAGGCGGACGGCGTCACGCTCGTCGACCTGGACCAGCCGGTCGAGGGCGTCCTGGTCACCGCGGGCCACGGCGGCGGCCTGGCGCAGGTGGAGGTCCGCCCTTCCTCGGTCGGCGCGGAGGCGGCACCGCTGCGGGTGCGGGCGCGCACGGTGACGGTCTCCGGAGCGGACTTCCGCTACCGCGCGGACGCGGTGGTCGCGGGCCCGGTCCGCACGAGGACGTGGACGGTACGGCCACGGGCGTGGGGGCTGACCCTGCCGAGATGAGGGGCGCGGACGACCGCCCGCCGGGCGCTCAGCGGCTCCCGAACAGCACCCTGAGCGCTCAACCGCCCCCAGACAACACCCCGCGCGCTCAACCGCCTCCAAACAGCACCCCGCGCGCTCAGCCGCCCCCGAACAGCACCCCGCGCGCTCCGCCGCCCCCAAACAACACCCTGAGCGCTCAACCGCCCCCAAACAACACCCTGAGCGCTCAACCGCCCCCAGACGACACCCCGCGCGCTCAGCCGCCCCCAAACAGCACCCCGGGCGCTCAACCGCCCCCAGACAACACCCCGCGCGCTCAGCCGCTCTCAAACAGCACCCCGGGCGCTCAGACTCCCCCAAACAACACCCCCGCGCGCTCAGCCGCCCCGAACCGCACCCCCGGCGCTCACTCGCTCCCGAACAACATCTCCCTGTGCACGCGCCAGCGGTCCATCATCCCCGCCAGTTCCCCCTGCACGAACTCGAAGAACGCCAGCGTCTCCGCGACGCGGCGCCCGGCGGGGGTGTCCTCGCCGAGGTAGGCGACGC contains these protein-coding regions:
- a CDS encoding diacylglycerol kinase family protein, yielding MSARDQLLVVIDPVARRTDGESVRIAKDVLSAGATVRFCLPDGPEDFAKALARRGARRLVVVGDDRALLRAVGTLHRERDLAGSALSVVPVGAAQTLARTLGVPSGAVAAARAVLEGVERRLDLLVDDSDGVVLGDLRIPPVGAGAAESGAARSGAAGSRAAGPEAADGAANGTTAVEGHAWLRTCQSFVRTLAARPARVAAPPGPSPARLRVEADGVTLVDLDQPVEGVLVTAGHGGGLAQVEVRPSSVGAEAAPLRVRARTVTVSGADFRYRADAVVAGPVRTRTWTVRPRAWGLTLPR